One Streptomyces sp. B21-105 genomic region harbors:
- a CDS encoding peptidoglycan recognition protein family protein, with protein MCALRPASHGPRGTRRPRRPRIPGPLLVLLGCLPGLAAVAALGACAGDVDGASPAGRTRSPAAARPAAGHRAVRPPVVPRAAWLDALARHAQPPPRYDDRAVAVFVHHTDSPNGYDCADAPRIIRSLYTGQTAARGWDDIGYNFLVDRCGTIYEGRAGGVDRAVTGAHTQGFNHRTVGIAALGTFTSGVPVPQAMVDAIAALAAWKLGLADVDPRAHVRLTSSNSHSRYAAGTAATLPALAGHRDGFMTSCPGAALAARLPEIRETAARLQGRPAAHALTGTP; from the coding sequence ATGTGTGCCCTCCGACCGGCGTCGCACGGTCCGCGGGGAACGCGCCGCCCGCGCCGCCCGCGGATACCGGGCCCGCTCCTCGTGCTCCTGGGCTGTCTGCCCGGGCTGGCCGCCGTCGCCGCCCTGGGGGCCTGCGCGGGCGACGTCGACGGCGCCTCCCCGGCGGGGCGGACCCGCTCTCCCGCCGCCGCCCGTCCCGCCGCCGGGCACCGGGCGGTCCGGCCGCCCGTCGTGCCGCGCGCCGCCTGGCTGGACGCCCTCGCCCGGCACGCCCAGCCGCCGCCGCGCTACGACGACCGGGCCGTCGCCGTCTTCGTCCACCACACCGACTCGCCCAACGGCTACGACTGCGCCGACGCGCCCCGCATCATCCGCTCCCTGTACACCGGCCAGACCGCCGCCCGGGGCTGGGACGACATCGGCTACAACTTCCTCGTCGACCGCTGCGGCACCATCTACGAGGGCCGGGCGGGCGGCGTCGACCGCGCCGTCACCGGCGCACACACCCAGGGCTTCAACCACCGCACGGTGGGCATCGCCGCGCTGGGCACGTTCACCTCCGGCGTCCCGGTGCCGCAGGCCATGGTCGACGCGATCGCCGCCCTGGCCGCCTGGAAACTCGGCCTGGCCGACGTCGACCCGCGGGCGCACGTGCGGCTCACGTCCAGCAACAGCCACAGCCGGTACGCGGCCGGGACCGCCGCCACCCTGCCCGCCTTGGCCGGCCACCGGGACGGCTTCATGACGAGCTGTCCGGGCGCCGCCCTCGCCGCCCGCCTCCCGGAGATCCGCGAGACGGCTGCCCGCCTCCAGGGCCGACCGGCCGCGCACGCTCTCACAGGAACGCCTTAG
- a CDS encoding MarP family serine protease, producing the protein MDLLDILLVLVALAYAGSGYRRGLVAGCVSLAGFVGGAVIGVWVLPWLMDPVAPGTTAATVTAVLTVLLPAAVGHELAGRLALRLRRELDRGPLRVADGIGGAAANVVSVLIVAWVAASVLGASSSPVVTSSIRDSRLLGAVQDVMPDTTPTWFARATSALTQAGFPQVFNPFENESTAEVAKPTGDSVTASATEAAKRSTVKIEGTAGDQGREGSGFVYANEHVMTNAHVVAGIDTPTVRVGGVGPSYDARVVLFDPDKDVAVLYVPYLKAPVLVFDDEAARGNSAVVAGYPQDGDLNLQAATVANRVKATGRNIYNDEIVTREIYSIRSTVRPGNSGGPLLTTTGRVYGVVFARSTSDDETGYVLTAAEVAGDAKRAANATRPVDTGNLTPS; encoded by the coding sequence GTGGACCTGCTCGACATCCTGCTGGTGCTGGTGGCCTTGGCCTACGCCGGTTCCGGCTACCGGCGCGGTCTGGTGGCCGGCTGTGTGTCGCTGGCCGGCTTCGTGGGCGGCGCGGTGATCGGCGTGTGGGTCCTGCCGTGGCTGATGGATCCGGTGGCCCCGGGGACCACCGCGGCCACGGTGACGGCCGTGCTCACGGTCCTCCTCCCGGCGGCGGTGGGCCACGAGCTGGCGGGGCGGCTGGCGCTGCGGCTGCGCCGGGAGCTGGACCGCGGGCCGCTGCGGGTGGCGGACGGCATCGGGGGCGCGGCGGCCAACGTGGTCTCGGTGCTGATCGTGGCGTGGGTGGCGGCGAGCGTGCTGGGCGCGTCCTCGTCGCCGGTGGTCACCTCGTCGATACGGGACTCACGGCTGCTGGGGGCCGTGCAGGACGTCATGCCGGACACCACGCCCACCTGGTTCGCGCGGGCCACGTCGGCGCTGACCCAGGCGGGCTTCCCGCAGGTCTTCAACCCCTTCGAGAACGAGTCGACGGCCGAGGTCGCCAAGCCCACCGGGGACAGCGTCACGGCGAGCGCCACGGAGGCGGCCAAGCGCAGCACGGTGAAGATCGAGGGCACCGCGGGCGACCAGGGCCGCGAGGGCAGCGGCTTCGTCTACGCCAACGAGCACGTGATGACCAACGCGCACGTGGTGGCGGGCATCGACACCCCGACCGTGCGGGTCGGCGGCGTCGGGCCGTCGTACGACGCGCGCGTGGTGCTCTTCGACCCGGACAAGGACGTGGCGGTGCTGTACGTGCCGTACCTGAAGGCGCCGGTCCTGGTCTTCGACGACGAGGCCGCGCGCGGGAACTCGGCGGTGGTGGCGGGCTATCCGCAGGACGGCGACCTGAACCTGCAGGCGGCCACGGTCGCGAACCGGGTGAAGGCGACCGGCCGCAACATCTACAACGACGAGATCGTCACCCGCGAGATCTACTCGATCCGCTCCACCGTGCGCCCCGGCAACTCCGGCGGCCCGCTGCTGACCACGACCGGCCGGGTCTACGGCGTGGTCTTCGCCCGCTCCACCTCGGACGACGAGACGGGCTACGTGCTGACGGCGGCGGAGGTCGCCGGCGACGCGAAGCGCGCGGCGAACGCCACCCGGCCGGTGGACACGGGGAACCTGACCCCGTCCTGA
- a CDS encoding GNAT family N-acetyltransferase has product MSEPSAPRIRAASSADDEALGLVDRLTWSPLHAVMPEPQPPYDSFFDERHPPGDFLVAELGGRVVGYVRLVPPTPLAANAHVRQIQGLAVLDEARGHGVGRALVRAAVEETRRQGARRITLRVLGHNTPARGLYEAEGFTVEGVLPEEFLLDGAYVDDVLMGRPV; this is encoded by the coding sequence ATGTCCGAGCCGTCCGCACCCCGCATACGCGCCGCGTCGTCCGCCGACGACGAGGCGCTCGGTCTTGTCGACCGGCTGACCTGGTCCCCGCTGCACGCCGTCATGCCCGAGCCGCAGCCGCCGTACGACTCCTTCTTCGACGAGCGGCATCCGCCCGGGGACTTCCTGGTCGCCGAACTGGGCGGCCGTGTCGTCGGATACGTGCGCCTCGTCCCGCCCACCCCGCTCGCCGCCAACGCGCACGTCCGGCAGATCCAGGGTCTCGCCGTGCTCGACGAGGCGCGCGGCCACGGCGTCGGACGGGCGCTGGTGCGCGCCGCCGTCGAGGAGACCCGCCGGCAGGGCGCCCGCCGCATCACCCTGCGCGTGCTCGGCCACAACACCCCGGCCCGGGGGCTCTACGAGGCCGAGGGGTTCACGGTGGAGGGGGTCCTCCCCGAGGAGTTCCTGCTGGACGGCGCGTACGTGGACGACGTCCTCATGGGCCGGCCCGTGTAG
- a CDS encoding TIGR01777 family oxidoreductase produces the protein MERTRIAVAGASGLIGSALVRSLTADGHEVAPLVRGTPRGPLEVRWDPEKGQVDAAGLAGCDAVVNLAGAGVGDRRWSEAYKKRIHDSRVHGTAALAKAVASLDEPPRVFVNGSAMGFYGETGDRVVDESAPAGSGFLPELCVEWEAAAGPAQEAGVRTAFTRTGLVVARGGGAWGKLFPLFTAGLGGRMGDGRQYWSYIALHDEVAAIRHLLDRDDLSGPFNLTAPEPLTNREITAAMGRVLHRPTLFAVPAPVLRTVLGEMAGDVLGSARVVPKRLLESGFTFAFPGIEDAVRAA, from the coding sequence ATGGAACGTACGCGAATCGCGGTGGCCGGGGCGTCCGGACTGATCGGCAGCGCACTGGTGCGGTCCCTGACCGCGGACGGCCACGAGGTGGCCCCGCTCGTGCGCGGGACGCCCCGGGGGCCCCTGGAGGTGCGCTGGGACCCCGAGAAGGGGCAGGTGGACGCGGCCGGGCTCGCGGGGTGCGACGCCGTGGTCAACCTGGCGGGCGCGGGGGTCGGCGACCGGCGCTGGAGCGAGGCCTACAAGAAGCGCATCCACGACAGCCGGGTGCACGGCACGGCGGCGCTCGCGAAGGCCGTCGCCTCGCTCGACGAACCGCCGCGGGTGTTCGTCAACGGCAGCGCGATGGGCTTCTACGGCGAGACGGGCGACCGGGTCGTGGACGAGAGCGCGCCGGCCGGCAGCGGCTTCCTGCCGGAGCTGTGCGTGGAGTGGGAGGCGGCCGCGGGTCCCGCCCAGGAGGCGGGCGTGCGCACGGCGTTCACCCGGACCGGGCTGGTCGTGGCGCGCGGCGGCGGGGCCTGGGGCAAGCTGTTCCCGCTCTTCACGGCCGGACTCGGCGGGCGGATGGGCGACGGACGCCAGTACTGGTCGTACATCGCGCTGCACGACGAGGTGGCGGCGATCCGGCACCTCCTCGACCGCGACGACCTGTCGGGCCCGTTCAACCTCACCGCGCCCGAGCCGCTGACGAACCGTGAGATCACCGCGGCGATGGGGCGGGTGCTGCACCGGCCGACGCTGTTCGCGGTGCCGGCGCCGGTGTTGCGGACGGTGCTCGGCGAGATGGCCGGGGACGTGCTGGGCAGCGCGCGCGTGGTGCCGAAGCGGCTGCTGGAGTCCGGGTTCACCTTCGCGTTCCCCGGGATCGAGGACGCCGTCCGAGCAGCCTGA
- a CDS encoding NAD(P)/FAD-dependent oxidoreductase, translating to MLEPAYQADVVVVGAGVAGLSAAHRLTSAGVRTVVLEAAPCVGGRMATEKVDGFRLDRIGQLLSTAYPELALTPGLDALALRPFAPGVLLHSDGRHHRAGAQAGAGSARGALHAVRALASTSRPGALPRPRAGGALPTAGRPPAPPRVRAGAPLGTAVDQARLGAALTRLAATPAERLLRRPELPAGQALAARGLPARTVDGFVRPLLAALLCDPDLTTSSRCADLALRAFAAGRLALPEGGAEALPELLARTLPPGAVHTGVRVTSVSTTSVTTAGHGEFRCRAVLVATDARSAAQLLPGLRVPDFHPVTIVHHTTDEPPGTGASLLLDADRGGPVAHTAVVSHIDPSRAPEGRTLISSTVLGAPPPGVDTAVRMHLSRLYGVSTARWETLAVHHTAEAVPAMRAPHDLRRPVRLLAGLYVCGDHRDTSTVQGALHSAHRAATAIVSDLRAAGSPHLANPRPTPREEQAAA from the coding sequence GTGCTTGAGCCCGCGTACCAGGCAGACGTCGTCGTGGTGGGAGCCGGAGTCGCCGGACTCTCCGCCGCGCACCGGCTGACCAGCGCAGGAGTAAGAACCGTCGTCCTGGAGGCCGCCCCTTGCGTGGGCGGCCGCATGGCGACGGAGAAGGTCGACGGGTTCCGGCTCGACCGCATCGGGCAGCTGCTGTCCACGGCGTATCCCGAACTGGCCCTGACGCCGGGGCTGGACGCGCTCGCCCTGCGTCCGTTCGCGCCGGGGGTCCTGCTGCACAGCGACGGACGCCATCATCGCGCCGGCGCACAGGCGGGCGCGGGGAGCGCAAGGGGCGCACTCCACGCCGTACGCGCCCTGGCGAGCACGTCCCGGCCGGGTGCGCTGCCTCGGCCGCGCGCCGGCGGCGCCCTGCCGACGGCGGGACGGCCGCCCGCCCCGCCCAGGGTCCGGGCGGGCGCGCCGCTGGGCACCGCCGTGGACCAGGCACGGCTCGGCGCCGCGCTCACCCGGCTCGCGGCCACCCCCGCCGAACGGCTGCTGCGCCGCCCGGAGCTGCCGGCCGGCCAGGCCCTCGCCGCCCGCGGGCTGCCCGCCCGCACGGTGGACGGCTTCGTGCGCCCGCTGCTCGCCGCGCTGCTGTGCGACCCGGACCTCACGACCTCCAGCCGGTGCGCGGACCTCGCCCTGCGCGCCTTCGCGGCCGGCCGTCTCGCGCTGCCGGAGGGCGGGGCCGAGGCGCTGCCGGAGCTGCTCGCGCGGACTTTGCCGCCGGGCGCCGTACACACCGGCGTACGGGTCACCTCCGTCTCCACCACCTCGGTGACCACGGCGGGGCACGGCGAGTTCCGCTGCCGCGCGGTCCTGGTCGCCACCGACGCGCGCTCCGCCGCACAGCTGCTGCCCGGGCTACGGGTGCCCGACTTCCACCCGGTGACGATCGTCCACCACACGACGGACGAGCCGCCCGGCACCGGCGCCTCGCTGCTCCTGGACGCCGACCGCGGCGGGCCGGTCGCGCACACGGCGGTGGTCAGCCACATCGACCCGAGCCGCGCGCCCGAGGGCCGCACGCTGATCTCGTCCACCGTCCTCGGCGCACCCCCGCCGGGCGTCGACACCGCCGTACGCATGCATCTGTCCCGGCTGTACGGCGTCTCCACCGCGCGCTGGGAGACGCTGGCCGTGCACCACACCGCCGAGGCCGTGCCCGCGATGCGCGCGCCACACGATCTGCGGCGCCCGGTACGGCTGCTGGCGGGCCTGTACGTGTGCGGCGACCACCGGGACACCAGCACCGTGCAGGGGGCGCTGCACTCGGCACACCGGGCGGCGACCGCGATCGTCTCCGACCTGCGCGCGGCCGGTTCCCCCCACCTGGCCAACCCACGCCCGACCCCCCGCGAGGAGCAGGCAGCTGCATGA
- a CDS encoding regulator, with translation MTERPAQRTPNRQLAALIAEAGFSNAGLARRVDQLGLEHGLDLRYDKTSVTRWLRGQQPRGTTPALIAEVFTRRLGRRLSAQDLGLDACAPVYAGLEFAGTPEEAVDIVGGLWRKDSGSHAELRKIAFTPAGLVVPSRDWLIGRADEKVARSEPPARVPVQGRAAARPAAPQQHSPHIAQPLSAHPSPPLASPLTSPLLPPQAPVGAAPAAGASAAMRRRGQGTERGPGQRVTGGDISALRSVGELFRSLDDRYGGGHARQALVRYLEHECEPMLRGTYGEQTGRRLFGAAADLTRLAGWTSFDIAAHGLAQRYFVQALRLSQVAGDRAYGSFVLVTMSRQAVYLGHGREAVQLARVAQQGVGTGAPPVVQALLHAAEARGHAVLGEVRASTAALVRAERALEAAKPGDEAPYWARFFDEAQLADEFGHCHRDLQQFRAAAQHAERSLQLRPAAHARSRLFCRVVLASARLGLGELDQACQLAAEAAGQAAEMRSVRALEYVRDFERRLEPYKDASPVRTYRDKVAALG, from the coding sequence ATGACGGAACGACCCGCGCAGCGCACGCCCAACCGTCAGCTCGCCGCGCTCATCGCAGAAGCGGGATTCTCCAACGCGGGACTGGCCCGTCGCGTCGATCAGCTCGGGCTCGAACACGGGCTGGACCTGAGATACGACAAGACGTCCGTCACCCGGTGGCTGCGCGGGCAGCAGCCCCGCGGCACCACCCCCGCCCTGATCGCCGAGGTCTTCACCCGGCGGCTGGGCCGCCGCCTGTCCGCCCAGGACCTCGGCCTGGACGCCTGCGCCCCCGTCTACGCCGGCCTGGAGTTCGCCGGCACGCCCGAGGAGGCCGTCGACATCGTCGGGGGGCTGTGGCGCAAGGACAGCGGCAGCCATGCCGAGCTGCGCAAGATCGCCTTCACCCCGGCGGGGCTCGTCGTGCCGAGCCGCGACTGGCTGATCGGGCGGGCCGACGAGAAGGTCGCCCGCAGCGAGCCGCCCGCCCGGGTGCCCGTCCAGGGCCGCGCGGCCGCGCGGCCCGCCGCACCGCAGCAGCACTCCCCGCACATCGCGCAGCCGCTCTCGGCGCACCCCTCCCCGCCGCTCGCGTCACCGCTTACGTCACCGCTTCTGCCCCCGCAGGCTCCGGTGGGGGCGGCCCCGGCGGCCGGAGCGTCCGCCGCGATGCGCCGACGGGGCCAGGGCACCGAACGCGGACCCGGCCAGCGGGTCACCGGCGGCGACATCTCCGCGCTGCGCTCGGTCGGCGAGCTGTTCCGCTCCCTCGACGACCGGTACGGCGGCGGCCACGCCCGGCAGGCCCTCGTGCGTTACCTCGAGCACGAGTGCGAGCCCATGCTGCGCGGCACCTACGGCGAACAGACCGGCCGACGCCTCTTCGGCGCGGCCGCCGACCTGACCCGCCTCGCCGGCTGGACCTCCTTCGACATCGCCGCGCACGGCCTGGCCCAGCGCTACTTCGTGCAGGCCCTGCGGCTGTCCCAGGTGGCCGGGGACCGCGCCTACGGCTCGTTCGTCCTCGTCACCATGAGCCGCCAGGCCGTCTACCTCGGCCACGGCCGGGAGGCGGTGCAGCTCGCGCGGGTGGCCCAGCAGGGCGTCGGCACGGGGGCCCCGCCGGTCGTGCAGGCGCTGCTGCACGCGGCGGAGGCGCGCGGGCACGCGGTGCTCGGCGAGGTGCGCGCCTCCACCGCGGCCCTCGTCCGCGCCGAGCGCGCGCTGGAGGCGGCCAAGCCCGGTGACGAGGCGCCGTACTGGGCGCGCTTCTTCGACGAGGCGCAGCTGGCCGACGAGTTCGGGCATTGTCACCGCGACCTGCAGCAGTTCCGGGCGGCCGCCCAGCACGCCGAACGCTCCCTGCAGTTGCGTCCGGCAGCGCATGCCCGCAGCCGCCTGTTCTGCCGTGTCGTCCTCGCCTCCGCCCGCCTCGGCCTCGGCGAACTCGACCAGGCCTGCCAGCTGGCCGCGGAGGCGGCGGGGCAGGCGGCGGAGATGCGGTCGGTCCGGGCGCTGGAGTACGTCAGGGACTTCGAACGCCGGCTGGAGCCGTACAAGGACGCGAGTCCGGTGCGCACGTACCGCGACAAGGTGGCGGCGCTGGGCTGA
- the lipB gene encoding lipoyl(octanoyl) transferase LipB: protein MSELRFVRMGFGGDAVEYQEAWDEQRRVHAARFTDEVPDTVLLLEHPAVYTAGRRTTDAERPLDGTPVVDVDRGGKITWHGPGQLVGYPILKLPRPVDVVAHVRRLEDALIRVCAEFGLETSRVEGRSGVWVLGDPVERRPPLGGLSLDFDPRLTDEEFDPRLNGPEYAPSNAGQRREDRKIAAIGIRVAKGVTMHGFALNVNPDNKWFDRIIPCGIRDAGVASLAAELGRDVTIDEVLPVVERHLRDVLENAEPKPREIEKATA, encoded by the coding sequence GTGAGCGAGTTGCGGTTCGTCCGGATGGGGTTCGGCGGGGACGCCGTCGAGTACCAGGAGGCGTGGGACGAGCAACGCCGTGTGCACGCGGCGCGCTTCACCGACGAGGTCCCGGACACCGTCCTGCTCCTGGAGCACCCCGCCGTCTACACGGCCGGCCGGCGCACGACCGACGCCGAACGCCCCCTGGACGGCACCCCGGTCGTCGACGTGGACCGCGGCGGCAAGATCACCTGGCACGGCCCGGGCCAGCTGGTGGGCTACCCGATCCTGAAGCTGCCGCGCCCGGTTGACGTCGTCGCGCACGTACGCCGCCTGGAGGACGCGCTGATCCGCGTCTGCGCCGAGTTCGGCCTGGAGACCAGCCGGGTCGAGGGCCGCAGCGGGGTGTGGGTGCTGGGCGACCCGGTGGAGCGGCGCCCGCCGCTCGGCGGCCTCTCGCTGGACTTCGACCCCCGGCTCACCGACGAGGAGTTCGACCCCCGGCTGAACGGCCCGGAGTACGCCCCGTCCAACGCGGGCCAGCGGCGCGAGGACCGGAAGATCGCGGCGATCGGCATCCGGGTCGCCAAGGGCGTCACCATGCACGGCTTCGCGCTGAACGTGAACCCGGACAACAAGTGGTTCGACCGGATCATCCCGTGCGGCATCCGGGACGCGGGCGTCGCCTCGCTCGCCGCCGAACTGGGCCGGGACGTGACGATCGACGAGGTGCTGCCCGTGGTGGAGCGGCACCTGAGGGACGTCCTGGAGAACGCCGAGCCGAAACCTCGGGAGATCGAGAAGGCGACCGCCTGA
- the lipA gene encoding lipoyl synthase — protein MSAVAPDGRKMLRLEVRNSQTPIERKPEWIKTRAKMGPEYTKMQNLVKSEGLHTVCQEAGCPNIYECWEDREATFLIGGDQCTRRCDFCQIDTGKPEALDRDEPRRVGESVVTMDLNYATITGVARDDLADGGAWLYAETVRQIHLQTAEREAGRTKVELLAPDFNAVPEQLAEVFSARPEVFAHNVETVPRIFKRIRPGFRYERSLGVITAARDHGLVTKSNLILGMGETREEVSEALRQLHDAGCELVTITQYLRPSVRHHPVERWVKPHEFVELKEEADQIGFSGVMSGPLVRSSYRAGRLYQMAVEKRGSFIATQAV, from the coding sequence GTGTCCGCAGTCGCACCCGACGGACGCAAGATGCTGCGCCTGGAGGTCCGTAACAGCCAGACCCCCATCGAGCGCAAGCCCGAGTGGATCAAGACCCGGGCCAAAATGGGTCCCGAGTACACGAAGATGCAGAACCTCGTGAAGAGCGAGGGCCTGCACACCGTGTGCCAGGAAGCCGGCTGTCCCAACATCTACGAATGCTGGGAGGACCGCGAGGCCACCTTCCTCATCGGCGGCGACCAGTGCACCCGGCGCTGTGACTTCTGCCAGATCGACACCGGCAAGCCCGAGGCGCTGGACCGCGACGAGCCGCGCCGCGTGGGCGAGTCCGTCGTCACCATGGACCTGAACTACGCCACCATCACCGGCGTCGCGCGCGACGACCTGGCGGACGGCGGGGCGTGGCTCTACGCCGAGACCGTCCGGCAGATCCATCTGCAGACGGCCGAGCGGGAGGCGGGGCGCACCAAGGTCGAGCTGCTGGCCCCCGACTTCAACGCCGTCCCGGAGCAGCTCGCGGAGGTCTTCTCCGCGCGGCCCGAGGTCTTCGCGCACAACGTCGAGACCGTGCCGCGGATCTTCAAGCGGATCCGGCCGGGCTTCCGTTACGAGCGTTCGCTGGGCGTCATCACGGCGGCCCGCGACCACGGGCTGGTCACCAAGTCGAACCTGATCCTCGGCATGGGCGAGACCCGCGAGGAGGTGAGCGAGGCGCTGCGGCAGCTGCACGACGCGGGCTGCGAGCTGGTCACCATCACGCAGTACCTGCGGCCCTCGGTGCGCCACCACCCCGTCGAGCGCTGGGTCAAGCCGCACGAGTTCGTGGAGCTGAAGGAGGAGGCCGACCAGATCGGCTTCTCCGGCGTGATGTCGGGTCCGCTGGTACGGTCCTCCTACCGTGCCGGGCGCCTCTATCAGATGGCCGTCGAGAAGCGCGGTTCCTTCATCGCCACCCAGGCGGTCTGA
- a CDS encoding SCO2195 family GlnR-regulated protein, whose protein sequence is MQAAPVSATAIPSFTTALRAVESLLMSSGQRTARRNAWTSVLEDRRRAKDRVEAQRILDTVTAVTSVRS, encoded by the coding sequence ATGCAGGCCGCGCCCGTTAGCGCCACCGCCATCCCGTCCTTCACCACCGCCCTGCGCGCCGTCGAGTCGCTGCTCATGAGCAGCGGACAGCGCACCGCCCGCCGCAACGCCTGGACCTCCGTGCTGGAGGACCGCCGTCGCGCCAAGGACCGCGTCGAGGCGCAGCGCATCCTCGACACCGTCACCGCCGTCACCTCCGTCCGCTCCTGA
- a CDS encoding DUF4191 domain-containing protein yields the protein MARSDSAADAANPGRLKQIALTYKMTRKADKTIGLVLAGVFLLTFGVFLAIGFLLGHPVYLGILGFLLAFLATAIVFGRRAERAAFGQMEGQPGAAAAVLDNIGRGWTTTPAVAMNRSQDVVHRAVGKAGIVLIAEGNPNRVKSLLAAEKKKMNRIVADVPVHDVIVGTGEGQVELKKLRTTLLKYPRVLAGPQVTATNDRLRAMGDLMSNMPLPKGPMPKGMRLPKGGGGKAR from the coding sequence ATGGCGAGAAGTGACAGCGCGGCGGACGCCGCTAACCCCGGGCGACTGAAACAGATCGCCCTGACGTACAAGATGACCCGCAAGGCCGACAAGACGATCGGCCTGGTGCTCGCGGGCGTCTTCCTCCTCACCTTCGGCGTCTTTCTCGCGATCGGCTTCCTGCTCGGCCACCCGGTCTACCTGGGCATCCTGGGCTTCCTGCTCGCCTTCCTGGCGACGGCGATCGTGTTCGGCCGCCGGGCCGAGCGAGCCGCCTTCGGTCAGATGGAGGGCCAACCGGGCGCCGCCGCGGCCGTCCTCGACAACATCGGCCGGGGCTGGACGACCACTCCCGCCGTCGCGATGAACCGCAGCCAGGACGTGGTGCACCGGGCCGTCGGCAAGGCCGGCATCGTCCTGATCGCCGAGGGCAACCCGAACCGGGTGAAGAGCCTCCTGGCCGCCGAGAAGAAGAAGATGAACCGCATCGTCGCGGACGTCCCTGTGCACGACGTGATCGTCGGCACCGGCGAGGGCCAGGTGGAGCTGAAGAAGCTGCGCACCACCCTGCTGAAGTACCCCCGGGTGCTGGCCGGCCCCCAGGTCACCGCCACCAACGACCGGCTGCGCGCGATGGGCGACCTGATGAGCAACATGCCGCTGCCGAAGGGCCCGATGCCCAAGGGCATGCGGCTGCCGAAGGGCGGCGGCGGCAAGGCCCGCTGA
- a CDS encoding RDD family protein — protein sequence MDNRQALGSWLSGPRSAMEDAGADFGYRGEQLGLPEEGPGSIARPGRRLGALALDWGLSVLIAYSLITDGYRPATGNWALLVFFVMSALTVGTVGFTPGKRLFGLRVVSADTGAVSPLRSVARTVLLCLAVPALIWDRDGRGLHDRLARTVEVRT from the coding sequence GTGGACAACAGGCAAGCACTCGGATCGTGGCTCTCCGGACCCCGCTCGGCCATGGAGGACGCCGGGGCCGACTTCGGATACCGGGGCGAGCAGCTCGGTCTGCCGGAGGAGGGCCCGGGCTCGATCGCCCGCCCCGGTCGGCGGCTCGGCGCCCTGGCCCTGGACTGGGGGCTCAGCGTCCTGATCGCATACAGCCTGATCACGGACGGCTATCGGCCCGCCACGGGCAACTGGGCCCTGCTCGTCTTCTTCGTCATGAGCGCCCTGACGGTCGGCACGGTCGGTTTCACCCCGGGCAAGCGCCTCTTCGGCCTGCGCGTGGTCTCCGCCGACACCGGCGCCGTCAGCCCGCTGCGCTCCGTGGCGCGCACCGTGCTGCTCTGCCTGGCCGTGCCGGCGCTGATCTGGGACCGCGACGGCCGCGGTCTGCACGACCGGCTGGCCCGCACGGTGGAAGTGCGCACCTGA